The Nocardioides panzhihuensis genome has a segment encoding these proteins:
- a CDS encoding pyridoxamine 5'-phosphate oxidase family protein has product MSTTLSPTPRTQVSRGKNRAVPDRERLHTFLGEALVAHLGVTVGSGEDAHPVVLPTAYGFDVDGPDAGGSLYLHGSVAAGWLGRALERDVCVTITELDGLVAARSAFHHSMNYRSAVVIGRPRLVEDPDEREHALALVVDQMIPGRWATLRPATRKELAATAVIALPLAEASMKARAEGPVDDPEDIEAATWAGVIPIHRIAGVPIAAEDAEGAPPEDVVRRAVQLGATAG; this is encoded by the coding sequence ATGAGCACGACGTTGTCACCCACCCCACGCACCCAGGTCAGTCGAGGCAAGAACCGCGCCGTTCCCGACCGCGAGCGGCTCCACACCTTCCTCGGTGAGGCACTCGTCGCCCATCTCGGCGTCACCGTCGGTTCGGGGGAGGACGCCCATCCGGTCGTCCTGCCCACGGCGTACGGCTTCGATGTCGACGGCCCGGACGCCGGCGGCTCGCTCTACCTGCACGGTTCTGTGGCCGCCGGCTGGCTCGGACGGGCGCTGGAGCGCGACGTGTGCGTCACGATCACCGAGCTCGACGGTCTGGTCGCAGCGCGAAGCGCGTTCCACCACTCGATGAACTACCGCTCGGCCGTCGTCATCGGCCGCCCACGTCTGGTCGAGGACCCCGACGAGCGCGAGCACGCCCTCGCGCTGGTCGTCGACCAGATGATCCCCGGTCGCTGGGCGACGCTGCGCCCCGCCACCCGAAAGGAGCTCGCCGCGACCGCCGTCATCGCCCTCCCGCTCGCCGAGGCGTCGATGAAGGCGCGCGCCGAGGGGCCGGTCGACGACCCGGAGGACATCGAGGCCGCCACCTGGGCGGGCGTGATCCCGATCCACCGGATAGCCGGTGTCCCGATCGCTGCCGAGGACGCTGAGGGCGCGCCCCCGGAGGATGTCGTACGCCGCGCGGTCCAGCTGGGCGCCACGGCGGGGTAG